A region from the Wolbachia endosymbiont (group A) of Rhinocyllus conicus genome encodes:
- the tuf gene encoding elongation factor Tu gives MTAVVEAFGKPHVNVGTIGHVDHGKTTLTAAITKHYGNFVAYDQIDKAPEERKRGITIATAHVEYQTEKRHYAHVDCPGHADYVKNMIVGAAQMDAAILVVSGVDGPMPQTREHILLAKQVGVGYIVVYINKADVADADMIDLVEMEVRELLNKYGFPGDEVPVVVGSALKALEDDSSEYGKKSIDKLMEKLDEYVAVPPRPVDLPFLLPIEDVFSISGRGTVVTGRIEKGEIKTGEEIEIIGLKATQKTICTGVEMFKKLLDKGSAGLNVGILLRGTKREEVERGQVLAKPGTITPHRKFRAEVYILKKEEGGRHTPFFANYQPQFYLRTTDVTGSIKLLDGKEMVMPGDNVSVEVELQVPIAMDKGLRFAIREGGRTVGSGVVSEILE, from the coding sequence ATGACAGCAGTAGTGGAAGCATTTGGAAAGCCGCATGTAAATGTGGGAACAATAGGACATGTGGATCATGGGAAGACAACGTTAACAGCGGCGATAACAAAGCATTATGGAAATTTTGTAGCGTACGATCAGATAGATAAGGCGCCAGAAGAAAGGAAAAGGGGGATAACGATAGCAACAGCGCATGTTGAGTATCAGACGGAAAAAAGGCATTATGCACACGTTGATTGTCCTGGACATGCTGACTATGTAAAGAACATGATAGTAGGTGCAGCACAGATGGATGCGGCGATATTGGTAGTGTCGGGGGTTGATGGGCCAATGCCACAAACGAGAGAGCATATATTGCTAGCGAAGCAGGTAGGTGTTGGATATATCGTGGTGTATATAAATAAAGCTGATGTTGCTGATGCTGATATGATAGATTTGGTAGAAATGGAAGTGAGGGAATTGCTGAATAAATACGGATTTCCAGGGGATGAAGTGCCTGTGGTAGTGGGGTCTGCATTGAAAGCGCTGGAGGATGACAGTAGCGAATATGGAAAGAAATCAATAGATAAATTGATGGAAAAGTTAGATGAGTATGTGGCAGTTCCACCAAGGCCTGTGGATTTACCATTTTTATTGCCAATCGAGGATGTATTTTCGATATCGGGGCGAGGAACGGTGGTAACAGGAAGGATAGAGAAGGGAGAGATAAAGACGGGAGAAGAGATAGAGATAATAGGTCTGAAAGCGACGCAAAAGACGATATGCACAGGTGTAGAAATGTTTAAGAAGTTGCTGGATAAGGGAAGTGCAGGACTCAATGTAGGAATATTGTTAAGAGGAACAAAAAGAGAAGAAGTGGAGAGAGGGCAAGTATTAGCAAAACCGGGGACGATAACGCCGCATAGAAAGTTTAGGGCGGAGGTTTATATATTAAAGAAAGAGGAAGGAGGAAGGCATACACCATTTTTTGCGAATTACCAGCCACAGTTTTATTTAAGGACAACGGATGTAACCGGGAGCATAAAATTGCTAGATGGGAAGGAGATGGTAATGCCAGGAGATAATGTGAGTGTAGAAGTAGAATTGCAAGTACCGATAGCAATGGATAAGGGATTGCGTTTTGCGATAAGAGAAGGCGGTAGAACTGTTGGTTCTGGTGTTGTTTCTGAAATTTTGGAGTGA
- the fusA gene encoding elongation factor G produces MEIGISKYRNIGIMAHIDAGKTTTTERILFYTGKQNRIGEVHDGAASMDWMEQEKERGITITSAATTCFWNDHRVNIIDTPGHVDFTIEVERSLRVLDGAVAVFDGVAGVEPQSETVWRQADKYSVPRICFVNKMDRIGANFYRCVDMIKTKLGAAPLVIQLPIGSEKDFKGIIDLISMKAIIWQEETLGAKFSYEDIPSDLLDKAQEYRNLLLDAAAEMDDEAMNTYFESNDLPVDLLKKCVRNGTIKGKFVPVLCGSAFKNKGVQPLLDGVVDFLPSPIDVDVIVGTDPKDSEKKIEIKPSEKEKFVALAFKVMTDKFVGSLTFIRIYSGKLKSKSAVLNAGKNETEGIGRMLLMHANNREDINEAKVGDIVALVGLKRTITGDTLCSPDFPILLERMEFPEPVIEIAVEPKTTSDQEKLGVALNRLVAEDPSLRMSVNAESGQTILKGMGELHLEIIVDRMKREFNVEANVGAPQVAYRETITKSVEIDYTHKKQSGGAGQFAKVKIIFEPLEPGSGFQFESKIVGGAIPKEYIPGVQNGLELIKEGGMISGFPVIDFKATLIDGAFHEVDSSPLAFELAAKGAFKEMANKAGPKMLEPIMKVEIITPEEYMGDIMGDVNSRRGQVSSMETHNSSTIILAFVPLANMFGYINVLRSISQGRAQYSMHFSYYEQVPQYVVDELKLKYN; encoded by the coding sequence ATGGAAATTGGGATATCTAAATACAGAAATATAGGAATAATGGCTCACATAGATGCTGGTAAGACTACCACAACAGAGCGTATTTTATTTTATACTGGTAAGCAAAATAGAATTGGTGAAGTGCACGATGGGGCAGCTTCTATGGATTGGATGGAGCAGGAAAAAGAGCGTGGTATTACAATCACATCTGCTGCAACAACATGTTTTTGGAATGATCATAGGGTCAATATAATAGACACTCCAGGTCACGTTGATTTCACTATTGAAGTTGAGAGATCTTTAAGGGTTTTGGATGGTGCAGTTGCTGTATTTGATGGAGTTGCTGGAGTTGAACCTCAATCTGAAACAGTTTGGCGTCAAGCTGATAAATATAGCGTTCCTCGTATCTGCTTTGTTAATAAGATGGATAGAATAGGGGCAAATTTTTATCGATGTGTTGATATGATAAAGACGAAGCTTGGTGCAGCACCTTTAGTCATTCAGTTGCCAATAGGAAGTGAGAAAGATTTCAAAGGTATAATTGACCTTATTTCTATGAAAGCCATTATATGGCAAGAAGAAACGTTGGGTGCTAAATTTTCTTATGAAGATATTCCTTCTGATTTGCTTGACAAGGCTCAAGAATATCGAAATCTTTTATTAGATGCTGCAGCTGAGATGGATGATGAAGCGATGAATACTTACTTTGAGTCTAATGATCTGCCAGTAGATTTACTGAAAAAATGCGTGAGAAATGGAACCATCAAAGGAAAATTTGTTCCTGTATTATGTGGATCAGCTTTTAAAAATAAAGGCGTACAACCACTTTTAGATGGTGTGGTTGACTTTTTACCTTCTCCTATTGATGTTGATGTAATTGTTGGAACTGATCCTAAAGATTCAGAAAAGAAAATTGAGATCAAACCTTCAGAAAAAGAGAAATTCGTTGCTCTTGCGTTTAAAGTGATGACGGATAAGTTTGTAGGCAGCTTGACGTTTATTCGTATTTATTCCGGTAAGTTAAAATCCAAATCCGCTGTGTTAAATGCGGGAAAAAATGAGACTGAAGGAATTGGCAGAATGCTGCTTATGCATGCAAATAACAGAGAAGATATAAACGAAGCTAAAGTTGGCGATATAGTTGCCTTAGTTGGATTAAAGAGAACAATTACTGGTGACACTTTATGTTCACCTGATTTTCCTATATTATTAGAGCGTATGGAATTTCCTGAGCCTGTTATTGAAATTGCTGTGGAACCTAAAACTACTTCAGATCAGGAAAAATTAGGTGTTGCTTTAAATAGATTGGTTGCAGAAGATCCTTCTTTAAGAATGTCAGTAAATGCGGAGAGTGGGCAGACTATATTGAAAGGCATGGGTGAGCTGCATCTTGAGATTATTGTTGATAGAATGAAGCGCGAGTTTAACGTTGAAGCTAACGTCGGTGCGCCTCAAGTTGCATATCGTGAAACTATCACTAAATCTGTTGAAATTGATTATACTCATAAAAAACAGTCCGGCGGTGCTGGCCAATTTGCAAAAGTAAAGATTATATTTGAACCTCTTGAGCCTGGTTCTGGGTTTCAATTTGAAAGTAAAATTGTAGGTGGTGCAATTCCAAAAGAATATATTCCTGGTGTACAAAATGGTTTAGAGTTGATAAAAGAAGGAGGCATGATCTCTGGTTTTCCGGTTATTGATTTTAAGGCTACCCTTATTGATGGTGCTTTCCATGAAGTTGATTCTAGTCCTTTAGCTTTTGAACTTGCTGCTAAAGGTGCTTTTAAAGAGATGGCAAACAAAGCTGGTCCAAAAATGTTAGAACCTATAATGAAAGTTGAAATCATTACGCCTGAAGAGTATATGGGCGATATCATGGGCGATGTAAATAGCAGAAGGGGGCAAGTTTCAAGTATGGAAACGCATAATAGTAGCACTATAATTCTTGCTTTCGTACCTCTTGCGAATATGTTTGGTTATATAAATGTTTTGCGTTCTATATCTCAGGGAAGAGCTCAGTATAGTATGCATTTTTCTTATTATGAACAAGTACCACAATATGTGGTTGATGAGTTAAAGTTAAAGTATAATTAA
- the rplJ gene encoding 50S ribosomal protein L10 produces the protein MKRKNKDEFIQSTINVFVNNDFLILVNFKSINANDSLTLRNSLKSIAGGVLVVKNTLARLALERTGKFSYLSGKFSGSVAIIYSSGIVEAAKLIVDFINANKEKMSVICAAHINELLTVEDVNKLAKLPSLDELRVKIMRLISYDIPARLALSINSSSMRLMRVLDYYSSKK, from the coding sequence GTGAAGCGTAAAAATAAGGATGAATTTATACAGAGCACAATAAACGTATTTGTAAATAATGATTTCTTGATATTAGTAAATTTTAAATCTATAAATGCTAATGATTCATTAACTCTGAGGAATAGCCTGAAGTCTATAGCAGGTGGGGTATTAGTAGTTAAAAACACTCTAGCGCGCTTGGCTTTGGAAAGGACTGGTAAATTTTCTTATTTATCAGGCAAATTTTCTGGTTCTGTTGCTATTATATACTCTAGTGGCATAGTAGAAGCTGCAAAGTTAATAGTTGATTTTATTAATGCTAACAAAGAAAAAATGTCTGTGATTTGCGCGGCTCATATAAATGAATTGTTAACAGTGGAAGATGTTAATAAACTGGCTAAGTTGCCTTCTTTGGATGAGTTGCGTGTTAAAATTATGCGTTTAATATCTTATGATATTCCTGCTCGATTGGCGTTGTCTATTAATTCATCTTCTATGAGGCTTATGAGAGTTTTGGATTATTATAGTTCTAAAAAATAA
- the rpsL gene encoding 30S ribosomal protein S12, with translation MPTINQLIRKGRLGLTHKKKVPALGESNPQRRGVCTKVYTTTPRKPNSALRKVARVKISGYGEVTAYIPGEGHNLQEHSVVLIRGGRVKDLPGVRYHIIRGALDLRGVQNRKKARSKYGVKKSG, from the coding sequence ATGCCTACGATAAATCAATTAATACGTAAGGGTAGATTAGGATTGACCCATAAGAAAAAGGTACCAGCTTTGGGAGAAAGCAACCCTCAAAGGAGGGGTGTTTGCACTAAGGTGTATACTACAACTCCTAGGAAGCCTAACTCAGCACTCCGTAAAGTAGCCAGAGTAAAAATTAGTGGGTATGGTGAAGTGACAGCTTATATACCTGGTGAAGGTCATAATTTACAAGAGCATTCTGTTGTTTTGATACGTGGTGGGCGGGTTAAAGATTTGCCAGGTGTGCGTTATCACATAATAAGAGGTGCCCTTGATCTGCGTGGCGTGCAAAATCGAAAGAAAGCTCGTTCAAAATATGGTGTAAAGAAATCTGGTTAA
- the rpsG gene encoding 30S ribosomal protein S7 — translation MARRNKAKKREISPDSRYGSVLLMRFINTIMKCGKKSTAEKIIYDALSLAEKKIGEGGLSIFETAVGNVTPSIEVRSRRIGGATYQVPVEVRQDRAISLALRWIAKATSAARKKSGKTTVDCLQSEILDAYNKRGGAFKMCEEKYKMAEANKAFSHLRF, via the coding sequence ATGGCTCGTCGGAATAAAGCAAAAAAAAGAGAAATAAGTCCTGATTCGCGTTATGGCAGTGTTTTGCTGATGCGTTTCATTAATACAATCATGAAATGTGGTAAAAAATCTACTGCAGAAAAGATTATCTATGACGCTTTGTCTTTAGCTGAAAAGAAAATAGGCGAAGGTGGGTTATCAATTTTTGAAACAGCGGTAGGAAATGTTACTCCTTCTATAGAAGTGCGTTCTCGACGCATTGGTGGTGCAACTTATCAAGTGCCTGTTGAAGTTCGACAAGATAGAGCGATTTCTTTAGCGTTAAGGTGGATTGCTAAAGCAACTTCTGCTGCTCGAAAAAAGAGTGGAAAAACCACTGTTGATTGTTTGCAATCTGAAATACTGGATGCTTATAATAAACGCGGTGGTGCGTTTAAGATGTGCGAAGAAAAATATAAAATGGCTGAGGCTAATAAGGCATTTTCTCATCTTCGTTTTTAA
- the nusG gene encoding transcription termination/antitermination protein NusG — protein sequence MECEYKWYIIRVDYGYEQNIRELVSNAVYFKEVFIPYQTVCNSKSDIKELCEVYVYMHLCDESKDILNQTPGFCSGESGDFEMISDDEISLKCKEFNRYKWYILRVASNCEEKVRQHILENSMRLGVNDYFKEVFIPYEELSEVELKSKKIATRRKCFPGYVFLYVNLCDEVLNFINNIPKSLKVYGFLKNGNIPKVILDDEIHSMCNALYNAQETKKLGYGYEKGEKVKINDGLFQNFTGEVNMVNDEKKIINVEVSILGKPTIIELDLAQVEKIED from the coding sequence ATGGAATGTGAATATAAATGGTATATCATTAGAGTTGATTATGGATATGAGCAAAATATACGCGAATTGGTAAGTAATGCTGTTTATTTTAAGGAAGTGTTTATTCCTTATCAAACGGTATGTAATTCAAAGTCTGATATAAAAGAGTTATGTGAAGTGTATGTATATATGCATCTATGTGATGAAAGCAAAGATATTTTGAATCAAACGCCTGGATTCTGCAGTGGCGAATCTGGTGATTTTGAGATGATTTCAGATGATGAGATAAGTTTAAAGTGTAAAGAATTTAATAGATATAAATGGTATATCTTGAGAGTTGCTTCCAATTGTGAAGAGAAAGTGCGCCAACATATATTGGAAAATTCTATGAGATTGGGTGTTAATGATTACTTTAAGGAAGTTTTTATTCCATATGAAGAGCTAAGTGAAGTAGAGTTGAAATCTAAGAAAATTGCTACACGAAGGAAATGCTTTCCTGGTTATGTCTTTTTATACGTGAATTTATGCGATGAAGTATTGAATTTTATCAATAATATACCAAAATCTCTTAAGGTTTATGGATTTTTGAAAAATGGTAATATTCCAAAGGTGATTTTGGATGATGAGATTCACTCAATGTGTAATGCACTTTATAATGCTCAAGAGACAAAGAAGTTAGGTTATGGTTATGAAAAAGGTGAAAAAGTGAAAATTAATGATGGTCTTTTTCAAAATTTTACTGGTGAGGTAAATATGGTAAACGATGAGAAAAAAATTATTAATGTGGAAGTATCAATTTTAGGTAAGCCGACAATAATAGAGCTTGATCTGGCTCAAGTAGAGAAAATAGAGGATTAA
- the rplA gene encoding 50S ribosomal protein L1: MNTYNDNPKQCLKKIIESASAKFNESVDIAVNLGVDSRKSEEQVRGTVVLPKGIGKNIKVAVFAQDKHLLEAEKAGADIAGGEDLVEEIKKGRKLDVDWCITTPDFMAKITPIAKVLGAKGLMPNPKFGTVTSNIAEAIKTIKSGQIKFRTDKNGVIHGKLGNIKFDIDDLLENLKAFLKVIKDNKPISAKGIYFKGVFLNSTMGEAYKISKVEDII; encoded by the coding sequence ATGAATACATATAATGATAATCCTAAGCAGTGTTTGAAGAAGATTATTGAGTCTGCTTCAGCAAAATTTAATGAATCAGTTGATATTGCAGTCAATTTAGGCGTAGATTCACGTAAATCTGAAGAGCAGGTGCGTGGTACAGTAGTTTTGCCTAAAGGTATCGGGAAGAATATTAAAGTAGCTGTTTTCGCTCAAGATAAACATTTATTAGAAGCTGAAAAGGCTGGTGCTGATATCGCAGGAGGAGAGGATTTAGTTGAAGAAATAAAAAAGGGTAGAAAATTAGATGTTGATTGGTGCATTACTACTCCTGATTTTATGGCAAAAATCACTCCTATTGCAAAAGTATTGGGTGCTAAAGGGCTGATGCCTAACCCTAAATTTGGTACTGTGACTTCTAACATTGCAGAAGCTATTAAAACCATTAAGTCTGGTCAGATAAAATTTAGAACAGATAAAAATGGTGTTATTCATGGTAAATTAGGAAATATTAAATTTGATATTGATGACTTGCTAGAAAATTTAAAAGCCTTTCTTAAAGTAATTAAAGATAATAAACCTATTTCTGCGAAAGGAATTTACTTTAAGGGTGTTTTTTTAAATTCAACTATGGGTGAAGCTTATAAGATAAGCAAAGTGGAAGATATAATTTAA
- the rplL gene encoding 50S ribosomal protein L7/L12: MSNVTSDLVDKILSLNLLEASELVKVLEEKIGLPAGSFLGGAVGAGAPISDNAAAPAAQEKAEYKVVIKEIDASKKIGVIKAVREVNSTLGLKEAKELVESLPKDLTANVPKDKAEKIKQKLIEAGATKVELE, from the coding sequence ATGAGTAATGTAACAAGTGATTTGGTTGATAAAATATTATCTTTAAACCTATTAGAGGCTTCTGAACTTGTAAAAGTTCTAGAAGAGAAAATAGGGTTGCCTGCTGGTTCTTTTCTTGGTGGGGCTGTTGGTGCTGGGGCGCCTATTAGTGATAATGCTGCTGCTCCTGCTGCTCAAGAAAAAGCTGAGTATAAAGTTGTGATTAAAGAAATTGATGCGAGTAAAAAAATAGGAGTTATTAAAGCTGTGAGAGAAGTTAATTCTACATTGGGTTTAAAAGAAGCAAAAGAGTTGGTTGAATCTTTACCTAAAGATTTAACTGCTAATGTTCCTAAAGACAAAGCAGAAAAAATCAAGCAAAAACTTATTGAAGCAGGAGCAACTAAAGTGGAGCTTGAATAA
- a CDS encoding 50S ribosomal protein L11, which yields MSVIVAKINLLMEAGKAIPGPKIASVLGPRGIPVPKFCEAFNKVTSAANANYKVGDLVTVRISIKDDRSHDFTVSGPPVAYLLKQEAKLSKSSGNPGKELVAKLPMSAIIKVAKCKMVDMKVDNEDSAVKMVVGTAKSMGIEVVEG from the coding sequence ATGAGTGTTATAGTTGCTAAGATTAACTTACTTATGGAAGCTGGGAAAGCAATTCCAGGACCGAAAATTGCTTCAGTACTTGGTCCACGTGGTATACCTGTTCCTAAGTTTTGTGAAGCTTTTAATAAAGTTACTAGCGCTGCTAACGCTAATTATAAAGTAGGCGATTTAGTAACAGTGCGAATTTCCATAAAGGATGATCGCTCTCATGATTTTACTGTCAGCGGTCCACCTGTGGCTTATTTACTTAAGCAGGAGGCTAAGTTAAGTAAAAGTTCTGGTAATCCTGGTAAAGAATTAGTGGCTAAATTACCTATGTCTGCTATAATTAAAGTGGCAAAGTGCAAGATGGTTGATATGAAAGTGGATAATGAAGATTCAGCAGTGAAAATGGTTGTAGGCACTGCAAAATCTATGGGTATAGAAGTTGTGGAAGGTTAG
- a CDS encoding ABC transporter ATP-binding protein: MLVNNIGYFYNNQDDFALSNINIKVKKGSVACLLGHSGCGKSTILKLIAGIENPKSGTIFINDRLVASNKASVAIEHRNIGLIFQHSALFPHKTVVENITFAIRSSSKREKHLIALEILKLLNIEKYENMYPNALSGGQQQLVAIARVMAQNPDVVLLDEPFSNLDILLKCRIRQHILSLFRSKNIPVLMVTHDPQEALKVADFIYVMKNGKIIQSGVSSDIYHRPKDDTLAKFFSELSSTL; this comes from the coding sequence ATGCTAGTTAACAACATTGGTTATTTCTATAACAATCAAGACGACTTTGCTTTAAGCAATATAAACATTAAAGTAAAAAAAGGAAGTGTTGCATGTTTATTGGGGCATTCTGGCTGTGGCAAGTCAACAATTTTGAAATTAATTGCAGGGATAGAAAATCCAAAATCTGGAACTATTTTTATAAATGATAGGTTAGTTGCAAGCAATAAGGCATCAGTCGCTATAGAGCATAGAAATATCGGATTGATTTTTCAGCATTCTGCATTATTTCCTCACAAAACAGTAGTAGAAAATATAACCTTTGCTATCCGCAGCTCTTCCAAGAGAGAAAAGCACCTAATTGCATTGGAAATCTTGAAGTTACTCAATATAGAAAAATATGAAAATATGTACCCTAACGCCTTATCTGGAGGACAGCAACAATTAGTTGCAATAGCAAGAGTGATGGCACAAAACCCTGATGTTGTGTTGTTAGATGAACCATTTTCTAATTTGGATATACTGCTCAAGTGCCGAATAAGACAACATATATTGTCCCTTTTTAGAAGTAAAAATATCCCTGTGCTAATGGTAACTCATGACCCGCAAGAAGCATTGAAAGTTGCAGATTTTATCTACGTAATGAAAAATGGTAAAATTATTCAATCAGGAGTTTCTAGCGATATATACCATAGGCCTAAAGATGATACGCTAGCAAAGTTTTTTAGTGAGCTCTCCTCTACTCTATAG
- the secE gene encoding preprotein translocase subunit SecE, whose product MVKMLKSLCVFFYDIKQEIRRIAWVKKQEVLSSLFVVMIVILCFSIFFCFVDFMSLYVIKALFGIIYGM is encoded by the coding sequence GTGGTGAAAATGTTAAAAAGTTTGTGTGTTTTTTTCTATGATATAAAGCAAGAAATACGAAGAATTGCTTGGGTAAAGAAACAGGAGGTGTTGTCATCTCTATTTGTTGTGATGATTGTTATATTATGCTTTTCGATTTTCTTCTGTTTTGTGGATTTTATGTCTCTTTACGTAATTAAGGCTTTATTTGGAATTATTTATGGAATGTGA